In Streptomyces sp. NBC_00433, a single genomic region encodes these proteins:
- a CDS encoding ROK family protein codes for MSVPPGQPQAGQVPQAEVRQHNLSVVLRRVHTAGAASRSELTRATGVNRSTTAALVAALARAGLVREEIPRTHRSAGRPSPMVLPVPERAQVIALEVGVERIRAERVGLGGEVLADRTLLPPDDGPATFEETVDRLAGLVESLGEPAAAGDEQGVGIGIAVPGLVRRADGLVRFAPNLEWTDQPLAAALTGRLAGPWSRVPVAVGNDADLGALGEHARGAARGYDDFVYISANVGVGGGLFCGGVPVRGHRGYAGEIGHMVVNPSGRTCRCGARGCWETEIGTDVVIGAAGLEVPPDHSLTCVVEAAEAGDERAVRALDDAARWLAVGLGNLAVVLSPRLVIFGGGLQDIYEATFDRIERYGATTGLARSRAASTHRRSALAHRAPLVGAAELAFAPLLDDPLGALRAAASQ; via the coding sequence ATGTCCGTACCCCCGGGCCAACCGCAGGCCGGGCAGGTCCCGCAGGCCGAGGTGCGCCAGCACAACCTCAGCGTGGTGCTGCGCCGCGTCCACACCGCGGGCGCCGCCTCGCGCTCCGAGCTGACCCGGGCCACCGGCGTCAACCGCAGCACCACGGCGGCGCTGGTCGCCGCGCTGGCACGGGCGGGCCTGGTGCGCGAGGAGATCCCCCGCACGCACCGCTCGGCGGGCCGCCCGTCGCCCATGGTGCTGCCGGTCCCCGAGCGCGCCCAGGTGATCGCCCTGGAAGTGGGCGTGGAGCGGATCAGGGCCGAGCGGGTGGGCCTGGGCGGCGAGGTGCTCGCCGACCGCACACTGCTGCCGCCGGATGACGGCCCCGCCACCTTCGAGGAGACCGTCGACCGGCTGGCGGGGCTCGTGGAGTCGCTGGGCGAGCCGGCGGCAGCCGGCGACGAGCAGGGCGTCGGCATCGGCATCGCGGTGCCCGGCCTCGTGCGGCGGGCGGACGGCCTGGTGCGCTTCGCGCCGAATCTGGAGTGGACCGACCAGCCGCTGGCCGCCGCTCTCACCGGGCGCCTGGCGGGACCCTGGTCCCGGGTGCCGGTCGCCGTCGGCAACGACGCGGACCTGGGGGCGCTGGGCGAGCACGCCCGCGGAGCGGCCCGCGGCTACGACGACTTCGTCTACATCTCGGCCAACGTCGGTGTGGGCGGCGGCCTGTTCTGCGGCGGTGTCCCCGTGCGCGGACACCGCGGCTACGCGGGCGAGATCGGCCACATGGTCGTCAACCCCTCGGGCCGGACGTGCCGTTGCGGTGCCCGCGGCTGCTGGGAGACCGAGATCGGCACCGACGTCGTCATCGGGGCGGCCGGCCTGGAGGTGCCGCCCGACCACTCGCTGACCTGCGTGGTCGAGGCGGCGGAGGCGGGCGACGAGCGTGCCGTGCGCGCCTTGGACGACGCGGCCCGCTGGCTCGCGGTCGGGCTCGGCAATCTCGCGGTCGTGCTGAGCCCGCGGCTGGTGATCTTCGGCGGCGGACTGCAGGACATCTACGAGGCCACCTTCGACCGGATCGAGCGCTACGGCGCGACCACCGGCCTGGCCCGCAGCCGCGCCGCCTCCACCCACCGCAGATCCGCCCTGGCCCACCGCGCCCCGCTGGTCGGCGCCGCCGAACTCGCCTTCGCCCCGCTGCTCGACGACCCCCTGGGCGCCCTGCGGGCCGCCGCCTCCCAGTGA
- a CDS encoding Gfo/Idh/MocA family oxidoreductase encodes MSDVKRTIRWGILATGGIAANFTEALATVPDAEVVAVGSRSPAGAKAFAERYGIARAYGSWAELAADDTVDVVYVATPHSAHRAATGLCLEAGKAVLCEKAFTLNSREARELVELAEDRGLFLMEAMWTYCNPLIRHLAAIVADGAIGEIRTISAAFGFGGDFPPEHRLRDPAQGGGALLDLGVYPVSFAQLLLGEPDTVEAWAHLTPERVDDNTGILLGWNDGALATLTCTFTADTGAPATITGTRGRIEIPEGFFNPDRFTLHRQGETPHTVHFADVTDDGLTRGTMRYEAAEVTRCLQQGLTQSPLVPLAGTLSVMRTMDAVRERIGVRYPGVD; translated from the coding sequence ATGAGTGACGTGAAGCGCACCATCCGCTGGGGCATCCTGGCGACCGGCGGCATCGCCGCGAACTTCACCGAGGCGCTGGCCACCGTGCCGGACGCCGAGGTGGTGGCCGTCGGCTCGCGCAGCCCGGCCGGCGCCAAGGCATTCGCCGAGCGGTACGGCATCGCGCGGGCGTACGGCAGTTGGGCCGAGCTGGCCGCGGACGACACGGTCGACGTCGTCTACGTGGCCACCCCGCACTCCGCGCACCGGGCGGCGACCGGGCTGTGCCTGGAGGCGGGCAAGGCGGTGCTGTGCGAGAAGGCCTTCACCCTCAACTCGCGTGAGGCGCGGGAGCTGGTGGAGCTGGCGGAGGACCGCGGGCTGTTCCTGATGGAAGCCATGTGGACGTACTGCAACCCGCTGATACGGCACCTGGCCGCGATCGTCGCCGACGGGGCGATCGGCGAGATCCGCACCATCTCCGCCGCCTTCGGCTTCGGCGGCGACTTCCCGCCCGAGCACCGGCTGCGCGACCCCGCGCAGGGCGGCGGCGCGCTGCTCGACCTGGGCGTCTACCCGGTGTCCTTCGCGCAGCTGCTGCTCGGCGAGCCGGACACCGTGGAGGCATGGGCGCATCTGACGCCCGAGCGCGTCGACGACAACACCGGGATACTGCTCGGCTGGAACGACGGCGCCCTGGCCACCCTGACCTGCACCTTCACCGCGGACACGGGTGCGCCGGCGACGATCACCGGCACCCGGGGGCGGATCGAGATCCCCGAGGGCTTCTTCAACCCCGACCGCTTCACCCTGCACCGGCAGGGCGAGACCCCGCACACCGTGCACTTCGCCGACGTCACGGACGACGGGCTCACGCGCGGCACGATGCGCTACGAGGCCGCGGAGGTGACGCGCTGCCTCCAGCAGGGCCTGACGCAGTCCCCGCTGGTGCCGCTGGCCGGAACGCTGTCGGTGATGCGCACGATGGACGCCGTGCGCGAGCGGATCGGGGTGCGCTACCCGGGGGTCGACTGA
- a CDS encoding roadblock/LC7 domain-containing protein, translating to MTTRRPMAEDLAWVLEPLLELPGVQHALIATGDGLLEGSSPGLDRAAAERVAAMTATLHASARAFTTAFTEIESPRLAQTVVESEQGFAIVVPAGQNTSLAVFAAPDTQLGNIAYQMQVQVAALARAMSAPAREPDAAGRP from the coding sequence ATGACCACCCGCCGACCCATGGCAGAGGATCTGGCCTGGGTGCTGGAGCCGCTGCTCGAACTGCCGGGCGTCCAGCACGCGTTGATCGCCACTGGCGACGGCCTGCTGGAAGGCTCCTCGCCCGGCCTCGACCGGGCCGCCGCGGAACGGGTGGCCGCGATGACCGCCACTCTGCACGCCTCGGCCCGCGCCTTCACCACCGCCTTCACCGAGATCGAGTCACCGCGGCTGGCGCAGACCGTGGTGGAGTCCGAGCAGGGCTTCGCCATCGTCGTGCCCGCCGGGCAGAACACCTCGCTCGCGGTCTTCGCCGCCCCTGACACCCAACTGGGCAACATCGCCTACCAGATGCAGGTGCAGGTCGCCGCGCTCGCCAGAGCGATGAGCGCGCCCGCCCGCGAGCCGGACGCAGCCGGCCGGCCATGA
- a CDS encoding 4a-hydroxytetrahydrobiopterin dehydratase has protein sequence MPYAEPLSADEIGERLAALESWTVDEGGRTLQRTYRLDHLAAAILAVHIAKIQAELDHHSDLTLGYDTLRVEITTHAAGGRLTEKDFGLADRIAAVAPGHGAR, from the coding sequence ATGCCCTACGCAGAGCCGCTGTCCGCGGACGAGATCGGTGAACGTCTGGCCGCGCTGGAGAGCTGGACCGTGGACGAGGGGGGACGCACGCTTCAGCGGACGTACCGCCTCGACCACCTGGCCGCGGCGATCCTCGCGGTGCACATCGCGAAGATCCAGGCCGAGCTGGACCACCACTCCGACCTCACGCTCGGCTACGACACGCTCCGGGTGGAGATCACCACGCACGCGGCCGGCGGCCGGCTGACCGAGAAGGACTTCGGCCTCGCCGACCGCATCGCCGCCGTCGCGCCGGGCCACGGCGCCCGGTAA
- a CDS encoding multidrug effflux MFS transporter codes for MESATVQDAGPRTPVQANAPTASATLTPGAGRQARVGMLVTLVLGGLTALPPLSMDMYLPALPQVTTALDSTTSTVQLTLTACLAGMALGQLVVGPLSDRFGRRGPLLIGMVVYVLATAVCAFAPTAPLLVGFRLLQGLAGAAGIVISRAIVRDLYDGVEMARFYSTLMLISGVAPIVAPVIGGQILRLTDWRGVFVVCTAIGVLLTAVVWRFLGETLPPEERHSGELSGTFGAFRGLLADRVFTGYVIAGSFGFAALFTYVSASSFVVQDIYGASAQTFSLLFGLNSIGIVGIGQLNGKVLVGRVPMDRVLAIGLALITAASAALVLLTTGVFGRASLAEVAAALFVLMASMGLVLPTTNTQALLRTKRNAGAASALIGTSSFLVGALIAPLAGIAGDGTAVPMAVTQLTCSVIACAAFVGLCVPGRRTVEGP; via the coding sequence ATGGAGAGTGCCACCGTGCAGGACGCCGGGCCGAGAACCCCCGTTCAGGCCAACGCCCCGACCGCTTCCGCCACCCTCACTCCCGGCGCCGGCCGCCAGGCCCGCGTCGGCATGCTCGTCACCCTGGTACTGGGCGGCCTCACCGCGCTGCCGCCGCTGTCCATGGACATGTACCTGCCCGCGCTGCCGCAGGTCACCACCGCCCTGGACAGCACCACGTCCACGGTCCAGCTCACCCTCACCGCGTGCCTGGCCGGCATGGCACTGGGCCAGCTCGTGGTGGGCCCGCTCAGCGACCGCTTCGGGCGCCGCGGGCCGCTGCTGATCGGCATGGTCGTCTACGTCCTGGCCACCGCCGTCTGCGCCTTCGCGCCCACCGCCCCGCTGCTGGTCGGCTTCCGCCTGCTCCAGGGCCTGGCCGGCGCCGCCGGCATCGTGATCTCCCGGGCGATCGTCCGCGACCTCTACGACGGGGTGGAGATGGCGCGCTTCTACTCCACCCTGATGCTCATCTCCGGGGTCGCCCCGATCGTCGCCCCGGTCATCGGCGGCCAGATCCTGCGGCTCACCGACTGGCGCGGCGTCTTCGTCGTCTGCACCGCCATCGGCGTCCTGCTCACCGCGGTCGTCTGGCGCTTCCTCGGCGAGACCCTGCCGCCGGAGGAGCGCCACTCCGGCGAGCTGTCGGGCACCTTCGGCGCCTTCCGCGGCCTGCTCGCCGACCGCGTCTTCACCGGCTACGTCATCGCCGGCAGCTTCGGCTTCGCGGCCCTCTTCACGTACGTGTCCGCGTCGTCCTTCGTGGTGCAGGACATCTACGGCGCCTCGGCGCAGACCTTCAGCCTGCTGTTCGGCCTGAACTCGATCGGCATCGTCGGCATCGGCCAGCTCAACGGCAAGGTGCTGGTCGGCCGGGTCCCCATGGACCGGGTGCTCGCGATCGGCCTGGCGCTGATCACCGCCGCGTCCGCGGCGCTCGTCCTGCTCACCACCGGCGTCTTCGGCCGGGCGTCGCTCGCCGAGGTCGCCGCCGCGCTGTTCGTGCTGATGGCGTCGATGGGCCTGGTGCTGCCCACCACCAACACGCAGGCCCTGCTGCGCACCAAGCGCAATGCCGGCGCCGCCTCCGCGCTCATCGGCACCTCCTCCTTCCTGGTCGGCGCGCTGATCGCGCCGCTCGCCGGGATCGCCGGCGACGGCACCGCGGTTCCCATGGCCGTCACCCAGCTGACCTGCTCGGTCATCGCCTGCGCGGCCTTCGTCGGGCTGTGCGTGCCGGGGCGACGTACCGTGGAGGGACCGTAG
- a CDS encoding cytochrome P450, translating to MTAGTLPALYGEDFAADPGRHYERLRRQGPLARVEIAPGAEAVLVTDYQAALDVLRDTHTFSKDPRPWPDTIPEDSPVRSVLDHRPAVGFSDGDTHARYRKVIGDSLGLLGPHLLQTQVADAAAALIGRFAAAGRADLVTAYARQLPLRVFNTWFGVPDAEGEALADRLALMFASGADARAATAELTGIIGGLVAERRARPRRDLTSYFVQHPAGLDDAETIMQIAVTFSGGYEFTANLIANTLLHMLADPRYDGSVYAGAMTAHEAINEVLWRNPPQSTSSGYYVRYDTTFHGVGLRAGQLVLVSYAAANGQSSPGGETDAWGASESAHLAWSAGPHSCPARQPALLIAISAVEQLTSRLCDMRLAAASPDDLRWRPGPFQRSLTTLPVHFTPWAPKAPPPPDE from the coding sequence ATGACCGCCGGTACGCTGCCCGCGCTGTACGGCGAGGACTTCGCCGCCGACCCCGGGCGCCACTACGAGCGGCTGCGCCGCCAGGGGCCGCTGGCCCGGGTCGAGATCGCCCCGGGCGCCGAGGCGGTGCTGGTCACCGACTACCAGGCCGCGCTCGACGTGCTGCGCGACACCCACACCTTCTCCAAGGACCCGCGGCCCTGGCCCGACACCATCCCCGAGGACTCCCCGGTCCGCTCGGTGCTCGACCACCGCCCCGCGGTCGGCTTCTCCGACGGCGACACCCACGCGCGCTACCGCAAGGTCATCGGCGACAGCCTCGGCCTGCTCGGGCCGCACCTGCTGCAGACCCAGGTCGCCGACGCCGCCGCCGCGCTCATCGGCCGCTTCGCCGCCGCGGGCCGCGCCGACCTCGTCACCGCGTACGCCAGGCAGCTGCCGCTGCGGGTCTTCAACACCTGGTTCGGCGTCCCCGACGCCGAGGGCGAGGCGCTGGCCGACCGGCTCGCCCTGATGTTCGCCTCGGGCGCCGACGCGCGGGCCGCGACCGCCGAGCTGACCGGGATCATCGGCGGCCTCGTCGCCGAGCGCCGCGCCCGCCCCAGGCGCGACCTGACGTCGTACTTCGTGCAGCACCCGGCCGGCCTCGACGACGCTGAAACGATCATGCAGATCGCCGTCACCTTCAGCGGCGGCTACGAATTCACCGCGAACCTCATCGCGAACACTCTGCTCCACATGCTCGCCGACCCCCGCTACGACGGGTCCGTCTACGCCGGCGCCATGACCGCCCACGAGGCCATCAACGAGGTGCTGTGGCGCAACCCGCCGCAGTCCACGTCCTCCGGCTACTACGTGCGCTACGACACCACCTTCCACGGGGTGGGACTGCGGGCGGGCCAGCTGGTCCTGGTCTCCTACGCGGCCGCCAACGGCCAGTCCTCGCCCGGCGGCGAGACCGACGCGTGGGGTGCCAGCGAGAGTGCGCACCTCGCGTGGAGCGCCGGGCCGCACAGCTGCCCGGCGCGGCAGCCGGCGCTGCTGATCGCCATCTCGGCGGTGGAGCAGCTCACCAGCCGCCTGTGCGACATGCGGCTCGCCGCCGCCTCGCCCGACGACCTGCGCTGGCGCCCCGGCCCCTTCCAGCGCTCCCTGACCACCCTCCCGGTCCACTTCACCCCCTGGGCCCCGAAGGCCCCGCCCCCACCCGACGAATAG
- a CDS encoding beta-lactamase family protein: MAEPLSRGACPEAGLDADEIGLIVPSLSAALEPAAGPPWCAGAVVLAGRGPVVALHEAVGWAVRYGSYDEPARRGVELPPAERVPMRPDTVFDLASLTKLFTAVAAVQQIQAGALDPDRPLTAYVPGLVPGITLRHLLTHTSGLRPELPLYELPGPAERAARLAAEQPLTAPGARRCYSDLNLLLAQTVLERVTGRPLDRLVADGITTPLGMASTRFAPPPSWRDRTAATEDQRRPWGKLDRGMVRGTVHDENAHAMGGVAGHAGLFSTAWDLALFATALLDGTLPLAPGLGFERDQPWFMGALAGRGALGHTGFTGTSLVLDPASGAYLILLANTVHPVRHTQGSAPRATAATHLARALPA, translated from the coding sequence ATGGCCGAGCCGCTGTCGAGAGGTGCCTGCCCTGAGGCGGGCCTCGACGCCGACGAGATCGGCCTGATCGTCCCCTCGCTGTCCGCCGCGCTGGAGCCGGCGGCCGGCCCGCCGTGGTGCGCGGGCGCGGTCGTGCTGGCCGGGCGCGGACCGGTGGTGGCCCTGCACGAGGCGGTCGGCTGGGCGGTGCGCTACGGCTCCTACGACGAGCCCGCCCGGCGCGGGGTGGAGCTGCCGCCCGCCGAGCGCGTACCGATGCGGCCCGACACCGTCTTCGACCTGGCCTCGCTCACCAAGCTCTTCACCGCCGTCGCCGCGGTCCAGCAGATCCAGGCGGGCGCCCTCGACCCGGACCGCCCGCTGACCGCGTACGTCCCCGGCCTGGTGCCCGGCATCACCCTGCGCCACCTGCTCACCCACACCTCGGGGCTGCGCCCGGAGCTCCCGCTCTACGAGCTGCCAGGACCCGCGGAGCGGGCCGCCCGGCTCGCCGCCGAGCAGCCGCTCACCGCGCCGGGCGCCAGGCGCTGCTACTCCGACCTGAACCTGCTGCTCGCCCAGACCGTCCTGGAGCGCGTCACCGGCCGCCCGCTCGACCGCCTCGTCGCCGACGGCATCACCACCCCCCTCGGCATGGCCTCCACCCGCTTCGCCCCACCCCCCTCCTGGCGGGACCGCACCGCAGCCACCGAGGACCAGCGCCGCCCCTGGGGCAAACTGGACCGCGGCATGGTGCGCGGCACCGTCCACGACGAGAACGCCCACGCCATGGGCGGGGTCGCCGGCCACGCCGGGCTCTTCTCCACCGCCTGGGACCTGGCCCTCTTCGCCACCGCCCTGCTCGACGGCACCCTCCCGCTGGCCCCCGGCCTCGGCTTCGAACGCGACCAGCCCTGGTTCATGGGCGCCCTCGCCGGCCGCGGCGCCCTGGGCCACACCGGCTTCACCGGCACGAGCCTGGTACTCGACCCCGCGTCGGGCGCCTACCTCATCCTGCTGGCCAACACGGTCCACCCCGTCCGCCACACCCAGGGCTCCGCCCCCCGCGCCACCGCCGCGACCCACCTGGCTCGGGCGCTGCCGGCGTAG
- a CDS encoding ATP-binding protein, which translates to MLFAFIGVLVVAVVGAIWSGLRHVRDAQLVRMARTTVQTAEVRAKNADEQLRIAIEELRFLAADRIPAAVLALTHEHAPVPGLLHPQEANATLAKAMRDVLSATTAAAAGERDRVDAAARAAMRGATAKVQSLLYQTQSVLQDLQHELDDPRLLELDFRNELALRRIQATAVLCEAWPGLARSDSPLAEVVIGAQSRVAGYARIKMSNHLREQRLAVVARAAEPLAIAVAELLANATSYSHPDTAVPVTIQQSGGRGALIVVDDGGIGMDGETLARARRLLAGPEVLLLTELGNPPQAGFAVVGRLVRQYGFSCHVESSPYGGVRAMLRVPAELLTVLDEEHTLSVLVPAPAETAAPARPADDSADDDGPVVEATPLPSRRRRSPRTAAARPVAPVPPAAEEPVARTPEQAGALWGALQDGTRSGRSAAGTGTTVSTTSGRTAAGGSAAGDKQGDDRS; encoded by the coding sequence GTGCTCTTTGCATTCATCGGTGTTCTCGTGGTCGCCGTCGTCGGTGCCATCTGGTCGGGCCTCAGACATGTGCGGGACGCCCAGCTGGTCCGGATGGCGCGCACCACGGTCCAGACCGCGGAGGTCAGGGCCAAGAACGCGGACGAGCAACTGCGGATCGCGATCGAGGAGTTGCGCTTCCTCGCCGCCGACCGCATCCCGGCCGCCGTCCTCGCGCTGACCCATGAACACGCTCCGGTGCCCGGCCTGCTGCACCCGCAGGAGGCCAACGCCACCCTGGCCAAGGCGATGCGGGACGTGCTGTCGGCGACCACCGCGGCCGCGGCCGGCGAGCGCGACCGGGTCGACGCGGCGGCCAGGGCCGCGATGCGCGGCGCCACCGCCAAGGTGCAGTCGCTGCTCTACCAGACGCAGAGCGTCCTGCAGGACCTCCAGCACGAGCTGGACGACCCGCGGCTGCTCGAACTGGACTTCCGCAACGAGCTGGCGCTACGGCGTATTCAGGCCACCGCGGTGCTCTGCGAGGCCTGGCCGGGCCTGGCCCGCAGCGACTCGCCGCTCGCCGAGGTCGTGATCGGTGCCCAGTCCCGGGTGGCCGGCTACGCCCGCATCAAGATGTCCAACCACCTGCGTGAGCAGCGCCTCGCGGTGGTCGCGCGGGCCGCGGAGCCGCTGGCCATCGCGGTCGCCGAGCTGCTGGCCAACGCGACGTCGTATTCGCACCCCGACACCGCGGTGCCGGTGACGATCCAGCAGAGCGGCGGGCGCGGCGCGCTCATCGTGGTGGACGACGGCGGCATCGGCATGGACGGGGAGACGCTGGCCCGCGCCCGGCGGCTGCTCGCCGGCCCGGAAGTGCTGCTGCTGACCGAGCTGGGCAATCCGCCGCAGGCCGGCTTCGCCGTGGTGGGCCGCCTCGTGCGGCAGTACGGCTTCTCCTGCCACGTCGAGTCCTCGCCCTACGGCGGGGTCCGCGCGATGCTGCGGGTGCCGGCCGAGCTGCTGACCGTACTCGACGAGGAGCACACGCTGTCCGTGCTGGTACCCGCCCCGGCCGAGACCGCGGCGCCGGCCAGGCCCGCCGACGACTCGGCGGACGACGACGGGCCGGTGGTCGAGGCCACCCCGCTGCCCTCGCGCCGCCGCCGCAGCCCCAGAACCGCCGCCGCACGCCCCGTCGCACCGGTACCGCCGGCCGCCGAGGAGCCCGTGGCGCGCACACCAGAGCAGGCGGGCGCGCTGTGGGGCGCCCTCCAGGACGGCACCCGCAGCGGCAGGTCCGCGGCAGGGACCGGCACGACCGTCAGCACCACCAGCGGTAGGACCGCGGCCGGGGGATCCGCCGCAGGCGACAAGCAAGGAGACGACCGTTCATGA
- a CDS encoding ATP/GTP-binding protein, protein MKLVVTGPFGVGKTTLIRTLSEIPTLHTEEVMTSYSAGLDDLRGLPEKSTTTVAVDFGRLTVPGDVVLYLFGTPGQERFFPLWQDIARGALGALVMADTRRLADSFPVMDMVEEQGLPYAVAVNRFPGAPAHSDEVLRRHLDLAPETPLVQCDARNRRDSVGTLIALAEYVLTRLPQDAP, encoded by the coding sequence ATGAAGCTGGTCGTCACCGGCCCCTTCGGCGTGGGCAAGACCACGCTGATCCGCACCCTCTCGGAGATCCCCACCCTGCACACCGAGGAGGTGATGACGAGCTACAGCGCGGGCCTCGACGACCTGCGCGGCCTGCCCGAGAAGTCCACGACCACCGTCGCCGTCGACTTCGGGCGGCTCACCGTCCCCGGCGACGTGGTGCTCTACCTGTTCGGCACGCCGGGCCAGGAGCGCTTCTTCCCGCTGTGGCAGGACATCGCCCGCGGCGCGCTCGGCGCCCTGGTGATGGCCGACACCCGGCGGCTCGCCGACTCCTTCCCGGTCATGGACATGGTCGAGGAGCAGGGCCTGCCCTACGCCGTCGCCGTCAACCGCTTCCCCGGCGCGCCCGCGCACAGCGACGAGGTGCTGCGCAGGCACCTCGACCTGGCGCCCGAGACACCGCTGGTGCAGTGCGACGCCCGCAACCGCCGCGACAGCGTCGGCACGCTCATCGCGCTCGCCGAGTACGTACTGACCCGACTGCCCCAGGACGCGCCATGA
- a CDS encoding beta-propeller fold lactonase family protein: protein MRRHLTPLRRRAAVTAAAAVAAAVLAAGCGDSGTRSLAPSPAQRAIAAQAAAAAAAAKVQRLAAAAHPGLTGMPPLLDQHDVYAADRPGALSPVVRGFPSLVYVPNSESNTVSVIDPKTYKVVRTIPVGLQPQHVVPSWDLRTLWVNNDVGNSLTPIDPANGHVGKPVDVHDPYNLYFTPDGRYAIVMASLDRQLVFRDAHTMAVKKVVPVNCYGVNHADFSPDGRYFIVSCEFSGELLKVDTAAMKIIGQRRLSLDGAMPQDVKISPDGRTWYIADMVANGVWTMNGDTFSKPVLLPTGKGAHGLYVSRDSKYLYITNRGEGSVSLLDFATGKLATKWHIDGGGSPDMGGVSADGKVLWLTGRYDAEVYAIDTATGRTLAKIPVGAGPHGLAVYPQPGRYSLGHTGIFR, encoded by the coding sequence ATGCGCCGTCACCTGACTCCCCTGCGCCGCCGCGCGGCCGTCACCGCCGCCGCCGCCGTCGCCGCCGCCGTCCTGGCCGCCGGGTGCGGCGACAGCGGCACCCGGTCGCTCGCCCCCTCCCCCGCCCAGCGGGCGATCGCCGCACAGGCGGCCGCGGCGGCGGCCGCGGCCAAGGTGCAGCGGCTGGCCGCCGCGGCGCACCCGGGCCTGACCGGCATGCCGCCGCTGCTGGACCAGCACGACGTCTACGCGGCCGACCGGCCGGGCGCACTGTCCCCGGTCGTGCGCGGCTTCCCGTCCCTGGTCTACGTGCCCAATTCCGAGTCCAACACCGTGTCGGTCATCGACCCGAAGACGTACAAGGTGGTCAGGACCATCCCGGTGGGGCTCCAGCCGCAGCACGTCGTGCCGTCCTGGGACCTGAGGACGCTGTGGGTCAACAACGACGTCGGCAACAGCCTCACCCCGATCGACCCGGCCAACGGCCACGTCGGCAAGCCGGTCGACGTGCACGACCCGTACAACCTCTACTTCACCCCGGACGGCAGGTACGCGATCGTGATGGCCTCGCTCGACCGCCAGCTGGTCTTCCGCGACGCGCACACCATGGCGGTCAAGAAGGTCGTGCCGGTCAACTGCTACGGCGTGAACCACGCCGACTTCTCGCCGGACGGCCGCTACTTCATCGTCTCCTGCGAATTCTCCGGCGAGCTGCTGAAGGTCGACACCGCCGCGATGAAGATCATCGGCCAGCGGCGGCTGTCGCTGGACGGCGCGATGCCGCAGGACGTCAAGATCTCGCCGGACGGCCGCACCTGGTACATCGCCGACATGGTCGCCAACGGCGTCTGGACGATGAACGGCGACACCTTCTCCAAACCGGTGCTGCTGCCCACCGGCAAGGGCGCGCACGGCCTGTACGTCTCACGCGACTCGAAGTACCTCTACATCACCAACCGCGGCGAGGGCTCGGTCTCCCTGCTGGACTTCGCCACCGGGAAGCTGGCCACGAAGTGGCACATCGACGGCGGCGGCAGCCCCGACATGGGCGGCGTCTCCGCCGACGGCAAGGTCCTCTGGCTGACCGGCCGCTACGACGCCGAGGTCTACGCCATCGACACGGCCACCGGCCGCACCCTGGCCAAGATCCCGGTCGGCGCGGGCCCCCACGGCCTCGCCGTCTACCCCCAGCCGGGCCGCTACTCCCTGGGGCACACGGGCATCTTCCGCTGA
- a CDS encoding DUF742 domain-containing protein has product MTPGRPGTSGAAATPEPGAQGGRGRRLVPAYLATGGRERPRGTADFDRLTVLVSTDQQPPEMDFGPEHRRLWTLLRPGALTVVECSAHLGLPVSATVFLAADLVGGGHLLARSPVPKAEAIDRTLIERLLVGLRALP; this is encoded by the coding sequence ATGACACCCGGCAGGCCCGGCACTTCAGGAGCGGCCGCCACGCCGGAACCCGGGGCGCAAGGCGGCCGGGGGCGCCGCCTGGTCCCGGCGTATCTGGCCACCGGCGGCCGCGAACGCCCCCGCGGCACCGCCGACTTCGACCGGCTCACCGTGCTGGTGTCCACCGACCAGCAGCCGCCGGAGATGGACTTCGGGCCCGAACACCGCAGGCTGTGGACGCTGTTGCGCCCCGGCGCGCTGACCGTGGTGGAGTGCTCCGCCCACCTGGGGCTGCCGGTCAGCGCCACCGTCTTCCTGGCCGCCGACCTGGTCGGCGGCGGTCACCTGCTCGCCCGGTCCCCGGTCCCCAAGGCCGAGGCGATCGACCGAACGCTCATCGAGAGGCTGCTCGTTGGACTCCGTGCCCTCCCCTGA